Part of the Spinacia oleracea cultivar Varoflay chromosome 5, BTI_SOV_V1, whole genome shotgun sequence genome, ataaataaatttatttcagacaaaataaatttttttcaaataaattcaaacaaaataagtctaataaaatAGAGACGTGGTACTAAAATGGAGAAAGATGAACCGTGGTGAAGAATTTTTcctatcttttgagattatacTTTTTGTCTTAGGAATTTTTTGTTTTGACGGGCGTATTAGATTAGTAAAGTATGATTATTGTTTTCAGAAATGTTAATcatttcataatatttttacagtTTTTATTGTACGAATATCAAAATAAATGTAATAGACTGTGTAAAAAAAAAACGATgagtataaataaaatatagttaAAGTAAGAtaaattatacttcctccgttcttttttaaatgacacaattatttaggcacgttttccaatgcacgattttaaatattaatatctctaattgtgtatcgaaaaaaattataaaaagttgttatttaaataatatttactgatacaaatctaataagaccccacacgactatgttttttcttatgtataaatcacaaaaggaagtcaaaggcgtttgtgtgaatagtgtctaaattctcattgtgtcatgtaaataagaacagaggaagtataaagGTGGGTGAGTTcaaaaagaataaagtaaaaaaataaaataaacgaatagATGTAAAATTTATGGGAAAGAGCTAGAGTTAAAATAGTACATTTTCGTGTTCAaaattaatacgaagtatagAATACAATGTAAAGAATGTTATGAAATAGAGTAAAACAAAAAGGTAAAGATAAATATACAACGTAAGTAGTACTACGTATAAAGTAAATGTTAGTTGAACAAAAGTACAAATTAGTAGAAACTatattagatcccgtgcacacacggatattataaaattataatttgactattttttatgaaatatttgacttataaagaattgtttgaaaATACATTAGTATGGAGTACGTACAAAAGATTTTGATAGATTTCAAAGATTAAGTTTCTGTCAAATATATTGAATCTTTTCCATAAAAAGTTATTTaaacaaataaatgaataaaaaaaaagttttgacGGAAATATTTTCCATCAGAAAGCGAAACGTGTTATTCCTAATGTTTGTTTTAATATAATGTAATAGAAGAGGGTAATAATTCGAATAACTATTTAACCAGCTGCGGTCTTTATATGTAAGCATCAAGATAAAGAAAAATAGTAAAACTATGTTAATGTTGAAAAATATATTTGCAAAGTTTCTATACAGAAAAGTAGACATTGAGATAATTgaggatatatatatatttttattgcgTAGTATAtttgtttgattgaattttgtttaaaaaaatttaaatcagAATATGATTTATTCAAGACAATATGAAAATGTGGCATAATAAAATActtaaaaggaaaaaataaattatatgattaataaggaGTAGAATTGGCTCTGATTAAGTGTTTGATTGtgactttccttttttttttttactttttgtctgctgtgattaaatgtgattgactaattttcttttgtgcattttattttattgtacaATTTAATGTAAATATAGTTTCTAAGTAATTATCAAATTTGattgactaattttcttttatactttttattttaattttacaaTTTATTTGTAAGTAGTAGGGGCATTTTAAAACTATTCCATAAGGAGACACCGAATGATCATTTAAAATTATAATCCCAGGAGTTCCCTTACATAATAGAGATTCGTGTCAACATAGACCCTGACAAAACCTTTTAAGCCGTGTCGTACTTCTTGATTTTGAGGGAAGTAGTGCCATACTTCTTGATTACTCGACCAAACTATGTAGAAAAATTGACATATATAgttctatacctagtatttaaaaacaaaatgaaTTGGTGGAGAACTCTCCTTGTGATTTTGAGGTAAAAGGGTTGAGACTTATTAACTGCGAAATATTTGGGAAGTGGCTCAAGCGAAGACCTGCGTAGCTGAGCTGGTTAACCTGTGTTAGGTGCTTGTTAAGTGTGGTCCATTTTTCTTacctaataaaaataaaacttaaaaaaaaatagatgaatTGATGACACATGTCACCCTCATCTTTCAtccataattttttttcaacttttcctttagtTGTTGAATTGTTATACGAAGTACATTGTAATTTACAGGTTCAACAcctcttccacttcatcttAATTCGTAACTCAACAttaattcaccatttaattcatatattcattcttTTAACACTCAACTAAATTTTGGGCTCGGGCGATCCCCCGAGTGGTCGAGTCATCATTTGGATAATTATAACTATGCCTAGTTTtctgcaaaaaaataaaaacaaatcatAATTAACTCATATCTTTattaaaatcattttttttattattactttATTATATTTCGTCTACAAAAGATAACACGTAAAATTGCATAGCCAAGTGGATAAGTCATTAGTGGTTCCAATCACCAAGTCATGAGTTCGAATCTTGGATGACATGTAATGACATGTGTCGAACTAAAAGAGGAGGGTGCCATATGGCATTGTATACTGTAATTACTCGTTCATTGAACGAACTGAAAAAGCTAGTTTTGGATTGTTGAATAATGGGTCTAACTTAGCTTTCGAAGGATTAGTTATTGAGAGCAAATAATTTTGCCCTTAGTAATATGCCTTAAACGTTTAAATGGATTGCAAATATAGAAGTATACATATTATgttgttataatttaattatgaaagGTGTTTGTAATTTGATTTATTGGCAGGATTGGAAGATTTGACCATGAGGGGCGATCGGTTGCATTAAGGGGTCATAGTGCCTCATTAGTGGTCTTAGGGACATTTCTACTTTGGGTTGGGTGGTATGGGTTTAACCCAGGTTCCTTTACCAAGATCCTTGTGAATTATGATGGGTCAGACCCTTTTTATGGTCAATGGAGTGCGATTGGTAGAACTGCAGTAACCACAACATTGGCCGGTTGTACGGCAGCTCTAACCACCTTATTTGGTAAAAGAATACTTTCGGGTCACTGGAACATAATTGATGTTTGTAACGGTTTATTAGGTGGCTTTGCGGCAATCACGTCTGGATGTGCTGTGGTCGAGCCATGGGCCGCAATTATTTGTGGTTTCGTGGCGGCAGGTGTACTTATGGGGTTTAACAAATTAGCGGACCGGTTCAAGTACGATGACCCGTTAGAAGCAGCCCAATTGCATGCCGGGTGCGGGGCTTGGGGGGTCTTGTTTACTTCCCTCTTCGCAAGCAACAAATATGTTGGGGAAATTTACCCTAATAAAGTGGGTCGACCATATGGTTTGTTTATGGGTGGGGGTGCTAGTCTTTTGGCAGCCCATGTTGTTCAAATCTTGGCTATAATCGGGTGGGTTAGCTTCACCATGGGGCCCCTTTTCTTAGTCCTTCACAAGCTCAAACTTTTACGGATATCGTCCGATGATGAGATGGATGGTATGGATTTGACCCGACATGGCGGCTTCGCTTATGCATATAATGATGAAGGGGATTCTAACCAACGGGTTGGCATCCAATTGAGGAAAATGGAAAGAAATGGATCCACTCCATCTACTTACTAAAGTATGGTACCATCATTTGAGAGGTGGTCTTCTATATTCAAACATTACTTAGTTTCCTTAATTAAAAATTGTagattcaaaagaaaaaaaaacttgtcTTACTCTATGATATAGCTACTAGCTAGTCACAAAATGGAAGTATTATCTACATTAAATTTTGGAATAGCTAGGTAGATCTTTTCTTTCTTAATTGTTTACTCATTAGTGATTAGTCTAATTGTACGAGCGGATTGATTAAATAGAAAATTATAAATCGGGGTCATTGTATTGAATTtttaagaaatattttatgattttgtcTCATATATCAATGAAGTTTATTACACTCTCAAATATCTGTTAGGTCAGTTGAGTATGATACGATCAACCTAGATGTCTTCATTAATGAAGTAAAGAAGTTCTACAATTTGCATGTAGTGAGTATGATACAATTCGCATGTAGGGTCTAATTTTGGAATGGATTGGAATGGAGTTAGAATCCATTTCATCTAATTTTTTGTTTGGTTGGGTCTTTTTGGAATGGAGTTTCATACCAAGGGGGTTCTATCTCCACCCCAAACCCCTGGAATCACATACCCACCTCTAACCTAAGATTCATAATCCATTCCGTCAAAGTTACTAACCCTAAGTTACAAACAAACGAGGGAAGGGAGATAGAGAGCAGCCGCCAACCACCTGGTCGGCGAGCATCACCGTCGACCTTCAAGCTAAGGCGACCTTCACCACcgacctgaaggaaataattcccttggtccaagtatgcattcaatgttaagtctaataaatgcggttcaatattaattaacaagttaataattcagtgagatcaagtgagctgaatgcctagctagaggccgcttcagttcaagtggaattaatgatattaatccaaagcttactcttgactgaacccgtagggtcacacaaatagtacgtaaacggatcaagtatttaatgacattaaatactccatctatggatattcggaatcgacggatcttggtttcattgggagctgagatcgtcacaagcaagaaaagaatactccggaaacgatgatattaccggaaacggaaatatggatcgtatcggaaatataaatattatccaagtcgtagatgttgccggaaacggaaacatggtacgtatcggaaaatattatcggaaatggaaatattgccggaatcggaaatattgccggaaacagaaatattgttagaatcggaaatatttgttcgaaacggaaattaattccggaatcggaaatattaaatattgttcatatcggaaatgaattccggaaccgggaatttaatcggaagcgtatcgtacgaataagcatcggacgaggcctgccggacgaaggcccagcacgaagccgggccattgcccagcaagccaaacgcgcgccacacgccaagccaaggcagcgcccaggcccactgcaaggcaggcccagcgcgcgccaaggccatggctgcgttgtgggcctcgtggcgtgggctgagcgcgcgcgcgcataggcgcccctcgtgggctgccgtgcgtgtgtgtgtttgttttcatgcacgattcctaaagctattaggatttggtatatgattaaattcctaatcctaaaaggataaattaattaattagagttcttataggattctagtttaattaattcgtatcctagtagggttccaattccctttccatacctctataaataaaagcctagggtcataatttatagatacaattgaagtattctaaaggtaagtttttgaaagaaaaattcagccatacacttactacacaatagccgaaaattcctagtaaccttaagggcgattctagttggtcaaacttgaggcggatccagacgtactgtggactatctacggagggacgacacttggagtcctgaagacttgttcttgttcggttcgggcgcagctagggagggcacgctacaaagtgtatgcacctaaatcatgctaaatgattatgtgtaaataatatgtttcctggcattaagtttgttccgcatgatttatgttttgtcatatgtatcataacctaacagtggtatcacgagcctcttattattttcataatctaaattgcatgaacatggttaaattatacaaatttgcaaggaattaaaaggggtgattaattttcgtaattgttaattaattgcaaattgcgtttatttaattatatgtacgcagtttttcggcataatgttcgttactcaaccaaatcgagtgatttttgtgtcaattccgcatgtaaaaggcattctaaaattttgacaaaaaagtacttttcgccgaaacccagaattcccaaattcgaagcctaacaatgacttttcgaaggttttagttttccgaacgcaaaagtttgtaaatttaagatgttaaattaaatatttgcgattcttgttgataaatcttgaatttttgattgacctactgtatatgtttaacaagtttgaatgcctagccttgttaattatgcaatctaatttgtaattataataaatttgttgaaaaatcgaataatttagcattgatttgattttcataattaattaataatttaattagatacctatgattaaaaaccaccataaaagttgttaatttgtgttaaattttaaatttttatgacctagatttgaatccatgttaatcgaaaattaattaattaataaaatttcgatttttcgccctaaaattatgaaattaatatgatttattaatttgtcattaattttggaaataaaagttttaattttatgcaattcgctcataaaacttgcacgcacaaagcaatggacgctacgtgttacccttaaggggtgtggtatagtgcgggcatgcgacgacgagcaagggagctcgtcgcccatgcggtacgaatgcagtgagcaaggcaatggtgcgcgagcacaaggcagtagccctgccttgtgtcgtgtgctatgcgcgatgggcgagtgggcaagggcgagaggcaaggcagcgagcagtcgcgtgtgggcagcaagcgagctgcgccacagcgcgcactgcctcgcgtagCGAGTGcgggctcgcgcgcagcgagcgcttggctcgcgtgcagcgagcaatgcctcgtgcagcgagcgctggctcgcgtgcatcgagcgctggcgcgcgcagcaagcactggctcgcgtgcttcgattgatgccttgcgagggtgagcagcagcagacgcgacgcagcacataggctgcgcgcatcgtggccagcgatggctgcgtgcgtgtggcctatggctgtgtgttgcgtggtgatgtgcgtaccttgtgttacgattaaatcattttaaaattttaatttgaaattttgagt contains:
- the LOC110798450 gene encoding ammonium transporter 1 member 1, which produces MAIDPCSSSELAKYLGPNTTNPLAAAAYICSRFTSTSSQFASTTYAIDSTFLLFSAYLVFSMQVGFAMLCAGSVRAKNTMNIMLTNVLDAAAGALFYYLFGFAFAFGTPSNPFIGCRFFALESFPNNNVDFPYFIYQWSFAIAAAGITSGSIAERTQFVAYLIYSSFLTGFVYPIVSHWFWSGDGWASAGNSNLLFGSGVIDFAGSGVVHMVGGIAGFWGAFIEGPRIGRFDHEGRSVALRGHSASLVVLGTFLLWVGWYGFNPGSFTKILVNYDGSDPFYGQWSAIGRTAVTTTLAGCTAALTTLFGKRILSGHWNIIDVCNGLLGGFAAITSGCAVVEPWAAIICGFVAAGVLMGFNKLADRFKYDDPLEAAQLHAGCGAWGVLFTSLFASNKYVGEIYPNKVGRPYGLFMGGGASLLAAHVVQILAIIGWVSFTMGPLFLVLHKLKLLRISSDDEMDGMDLTRHGGFAYAYNDEGDSNQRVGIQLRKMERNGSTPSTY